The Gemmatimonas sp. genomic sequence CGACGGATCGTTGATGAGCAGTCCCATGCTGCCGCTGGGACTGTTGGCCTTGGCGAACACCGAATCGGCGCGCGCCACGGCCCGTGAGAGACTGGCTTCGGTGCGGTCGAGACGGTCGGTGAGGTGCTTGAGGTTCTGCGCCGCCTGCACCAGCTCCCGCGCTGCACTCTGCGAGTTGGCGACGATGGTTTGCAGTTCACCGCGGCTGGTTGCGGAGTCCACGCGCCCGGCAAAGGCTTCAAGACGGTTGGCCGCTTCGTTGATGGTGCCGAGGCCGGTCTGCACGTTGGTGCTGATCCGGTCGAGGTTCTTGGACTGGGCGTTCACCGTGCGCGCGAGTTCGGCCGACAGCGCGGCGAAGTTGCGAATGCTTTCGCGCAGCTCGCGCGCGGCGGCGTCGTCGAACGCCACCTGCACCCGTTCGGCCACCTTGGCCACGTCGCCGCTGATGCGGCCGGCGACGGCGGTGAGTTGGGCGATGTCGGGGAGCACGGCGCCCGCGAGGGTGTCGCGACCGGTGCGGGCCTCGTCGATGGCGGCGCGCAGGTTGCGGTCGGGGGGCACCGCGTCGCGGCTGGTCACGGTTGCCTGCCATTCGCCGAACAGACTCGAGGCGGTGAGCAGCACGACGGGGTCCTTGGGCAGCTCGACGTCGCGATCGAGCCCGAGCTTGAGGACCACCCAATCGTTGTCGCCGAGGGCGATCTGCTCCACGCGCCCCGACCGCACCCCGCGAATGACCACGGGATTGCCCAGCGCCACGCCCCCCACGTCGCGGGACCGCACGATGAGATGTTTGGTGCGCCCGCCGAGGTCAGCCTGCTTGAGCCACAACGTAGCGCCGATGAGCACCACCACCGTGACGAGTACGGTGAGCCCGACGACGAAATCGCTGGTGCGTTTGCTGGTCGTCATTTGAGTGTTCGGTTGGTGAGCCAGACCACGGCCCAGAAGGCATCGAGCACGAGGATCATCACGGCGGAAATCACCACGGCGCGCGTGGCGCTGCGGCCGACCCCCTGCGCCCCACCTTGCGTGGTGAGCCCGGCCCGGCAGCCGATGAGCGCCACCGCGGCGCCGAAGCTGGCGGACTTCACGAGGCCGTAGCGCACATCGAAGCTGGTGAAGAAGACGCGCACGCCCTTGAGGAATTGCGGGGTGGTGATGTCGAGCAGCAGGAGCGAGGCGCCCCACCCCGACACCATGCCCACCAGCATGGCCACGCCCACCACGATGGGAAACATGGCCGCCGACGCCAGCACGCGCGGCACCACGAGATGGCTCATGGGGTCGAAGGTGAGCGTCTCGAGCGCATCGATCTGCTCGGTGACGCGCATGGTGCCCAGTTCGGCGGCGATGTTGGCGCCCACGCGACCGGCGAGAGCGAGGCCCGTGAGCACCGGCGCCAGTTCGAGGGTAACGGTCTTCTGCACCAGCGTGCCCACGAAATACGGCGGCACGAGGTCGCCAACGCTGTAGCTGGCGAGCAGCGCGAGCACGATACCGGTGAAGAGCGCGATGAAGATGCCGATGGGGAGCGATTCCACCCCCAGCACGCGCGCGTGCGTGGAGAATTCGGGGCCCCAGCTGCGAACGTCGCGCCCGGCGCGGACCACGTCGAGGACGAAACGCGTGCCGGTGCCGATCGGCTCGACGAGGGCGCGCGTGGTGCGCCCGACGGCGCTCACCTGCGTCTTCATCGCGGCCACCCCAGGGCGAGGCCGGCGGCGCTCCCCACGGCGAGCATCGCCAGACCGCCGGCGGCATGTCGCCGATAGCGCGCCTCACCAATGGCGAGCACGAGCCCGCACTTGAGCGCCGTGTTGGAGAGCACCCCTACCCCCACGGCCACCGCCGCCATGGGCACCGCGTTGGGGGACGCGGCATAGCGGGTCATGGACAGTGTGAGGGCATCCATGTCGGTGAGGCCGAGCACGGTGGCGGACGCGATCAGGCCGGACGCGCCGGCGTTCTGCTGAATCCACGCCAGCGCGAACAGGACCAGCTGAAACGCCACGGCCATTTGCAGCGACGAGGTGAGCCCCAGGGGGTTGTGCCCCAGCCCGTTGGCGGGGCGTGGGTCGCTGGCGGTGGGGGTGGCCAGGTGCGGTGCGGCGTGCGGTTCGGCGTGCGGTTCGGTGGCTGGCGTTCCCGCGGGGCGCGTATCGCGCTCGCGCCAGAGCACGAAGCCGATGAGGAGGAGCCCGGCGAGGAAGACCGGGCTCAGCACCGGGAGGAGCGCGAGCGCCAGCGGCGGGCGGAGCATGGTGGTGACCACGAGCAAGCGCGGGATGAGTACCGTGCAGGCGGCGACCACGCCGAGGGCGAGCGGCAGGGCGAGCGCCGGCTCCTCCCGACTGCGCCGGCTGAAGTTGAGGGTGACGGCGGTGCTGGAGACGAAGCCACCGATGAGCCCCGTGACCGCGAGGCCGCGCGTTTCGCCGATGAGCCGGCGCGTGATGTAGCCGGCAAAGTTGAGGGCGGAGAAGATGAGGACGACCATCCACAGCTGCCGCGGACGAAAGGCCTCGTAGGGGCCGTAGCCCGTGTCGGGGAGGACCGGAAGCACGACGAGCGCCAGCACGGCGAAGAGCAGGGCGGCGCGCATCTCGGCGGCATCCACCCGTTGGAGCGCCTGCTGGAGACGGGTCTTTTCGGCGAGCAGGACCACGGTGATGACCCCGACGGCGGCGGCGGGGGTGCGAACACCGAGCCCGGCCGTGAGTCCGAGGGCGACGACCAGGACGGCGACCACTTCGGTGGTGCCGTCGGTGGTGGTGCCGGGGCGGCGCATGGTGGCCCAGTAGGCGACGATAGGCATGAGCACCCCACCGGCGGCGATGACGGTGGCGAGCGCCGGATACCCGAGCCGCACCAGCCACCCGGCGAAGCCGCCGATGATGCCGAGCAGGGCAAACGTCCGCGCCCCGGCGAAGCGGCCGTCCGGCCCGTCGGTGTGCCCCGTCCACTCGCGCTGCACCCCCACGGCGAGGCCCACGAGTGCGGCCACGAGGAGGTCGAACGCCAAGGAGAGATCAAGCATCTGGATGAATGGTACAGCGCGGGGGGAGGGGGTGCGGAGAGGGAAAACCGCACAAGGGAAGGGGATACGGTGCGGGAAGTGGGTGGGGGGCGAGCGCCGGGAGTTGGGGGATGTACTATCCAATCATCCGGATGTCCGGATATATTGCTCGGATGACTGCCCCGCGCCTGGCAATTCACGACCGAATGGTCGAGCTCGCCGACACCACCCGGTGTCGGCTGCTGGTAGCGCTCGAGCGGCAGGAGCTCACCGTGGGGGAGTTGGCGCTGGCGCTGCAGCTGCCGCAGAGCACGGTGAGCCGCCACCTGCGCATTCTGGCCGATCAGGCGTGGGTGTCGTCGCGGGCGGAAGGGGCGAGTCGGTGGTACCGCCGCAATCCCACGCTCGATCCCGCCATGCTGGGACTGTGGGAGCTGGTGCGCGGCGCGATGGCCGACACCCCCGCTGCGGTGCAGGATGCGGCCCGCATCGACGCGGTGCTCGCGTCGCGCCGCGCCGTGACGCAAGCGTTCTTCGCGACCGCCAGCGCCGAATGGGACGCGCTGCGCACCCAGATGTTCGGCGCGCGCGCCGACCTCACAGCGGCATTCGCGCTGCTGTCGCCCGACCTGGTGGTGGGCGATCTGGGGTGTGGCACGGGCGCGCTCAGCGCCGCCCTCGCGCCCCATGTGCAGCACGTGCACGCGGTGGACGCGTCGCCGGCGATGCTCGCGAGCGCGCGCACGCGCCTGGTGGCGTTTCCCAACGTGCAGGTGGACGAGGGCGCCCTCGAGGCGTTGCCGCTGTACGACGGCGTGCTCGACGTGGCCGTGCTCATGCTCGTGCTGCACCACGTGAGCGATCCGGTGCGCGCGCTGCGCGAGGTGCACCGCGTGCTGCGTCCGGGCGGGCGCGTGCTCATTGGCGACATGCGCCCGCATACGCACGAGCGCTATCGCGAACAGATGGGACACGTGTGGTTGGGCTTCGATGATCACACGCTGCAGGACTGGTTGCACGAGGCGGGCTTCGTGCAGCCGCGATACGTGCCGCTCCCCGTGGACACGGATGCGAGCGGTCCGGCGTTGTTCAGCTGTACGGCGGTGGCGATGCCGCGGCCGATGATGGTGTTGTCGTAACGAAGATCGCGCAGGGCGGGCGAGTATGCAGTTCTCAGTTGTAGTTGTCAGTCATCAGTTCACTGAAAACCGACAACTATCACTACCAACTACACACTCGTCCGACGCCACAGAAACCAATCCCAATTCGAACCGAATCCATGGCCACCTCCGTCATGACC encodes the following:
- a CDS encoding MlaD family protein; protein product: MTTSKRTSDFVVGLTVLVTVVVLIGATLWLKQADLGGRTKHLIVRSRDVGGVALGNPVVIRGVRSGRVEQIALGDNDWVVLKLGLDRDVELPKDPVVLLTASSLFGEWQATVTSRDAVPPDRNLRAAIDEARTGRDTLAGAVLPDIAQLTAVAGRISGDVAKVAERVQVAFDDAAARELRESIRNFAALSAELARTVNAQSKNLDRISTNVQTGLGTINEAANRLEAFAGRVDSATSRGELQTIVANSQSAARELVQAAQNLKHLTDRLDRTEASLSRAVARADSVFAKANSPSGSMGLLINDPSLYQQSDSLVRELRALVADVKKNPRRYVNVRVF
- a CDS encoding ABC transporter permease — encoded protein: MKTQVSAVGRTTRALVEPIGTGTRFVLDVVRAGRDVRSWGPEFSTHARVLGVESLPIGIFIALFTGIVLALLASYSVGDLVPPYFVGTLVQKTVTLELAPVLTGLALAGRVGANIAAELGTMRVTEQIDALETLTFDPMSHLVVPRVLASAAMFPIVVGVAMLVGMVSGWGASLLLLDITTPQFLKGVRVFFTSFDVRYGLVKSASFGAAVALIGCRAGLTTQGGAQGVGRSATRAVVISAVMILVLDAFWAVVWLTNRTLK
- a CDS encoding MgtC/SapB family protein; this translates as MLDLSLAFDLLVAALVGLAVGVQREWTGHTDGPDGRFAGARTFALLGIIGGFAGWLVRLGYPALATVIAAGGVLMPIVAYWATMRRPGTTTDGTTEVVAVLVVALGLTAGLGVRTPAAAVGVITVVLLAEKTRLQQALQRVDAAEMRAALLFAVLALVVLPVLPDTGYGPYEAFRPRQLWMVVLIFSALNFAGYITRRLIGETRGLAVTGLIGGFVSSTAVTLNFSRRSREEPALALPLALGVVAACTVLIPRLLVVTTMLRPPLALALLPVLSPVFLAGLLLIGFVLWRERDTRPAGTPATEPHAEPHAAPHLATPTASDPRPANGLGHNPLGLTSSLQMAVAFQLVLFALAWIQQNAGASGLIASATVLGLTDMDALTLSMTRYAASPNAVPMAAVAVGVGVLSNTALKCGLVLAIGEARYRRHAAGGLAMLAVGSAAGLALGWPR
- a CDS encoding metalloregulator ArsR/SmtB family transcription factor, whose product is MTAPRLAIHDRMVELADTTRCRLLVALERQELTVGELALALQLPQSTVSRHLRILADQAWVSSRAEGASRWYRRNPTLDPAMLGLWELVRGAMADTPAAVQDAARIDAVLASRRAVTQAFFATASAEWDALRTQMFGARADLTAAFALLSPDLVVGDLGCGTGALSAALAPHVQHVHAVDASPAMLASARTRLVAFPNVQVDEGALEALPLYDGVLDVAVLMLVLHHVSDPVRALREVHRVLRPGGRVLIGDMRPHTHERYREQMGHVWLGFDDHTLQDWLHEAGFVQPRYVPLPVDTDASGPALFSCTAVAMPRPMMVLS